The Microbacterium sp. LWH7-1.2 genome window below encodes:
- a CDS encoding SDR family oxidoreductase → MTTDSNTRVALVTGASSGIGEATARAFHAAGYKVALLARRADRIESIATELGDGAIAIAADVTDRDALVAAAARMRAELGRVDILVNNAGVMLLGPFSPEQREDYRRMVDVNLLGAITATEVFLDQLVDGGGDIVNISSVAGRTARAGNGVYAATKWAVNGWSESLRQELLPDVRVTLIEPGVVATELPTHITHQQTNAAVNAMYAEATVTAEDVAEIIAFVVQRPKHLAINEVLLRPATQL, encoded by the coding sequence ATGACTACTGACAGCAACACTCGGGTCGCGCTGGTTACCGGTGCCTCCTCCGGCATCGGGGAGGCAACGGCGCGTGCGTTCCACGCCGCCGGCTACAAGGTTGCGCTGCTCGCGCGGCGGGCTGACCGGATCGAGTCGATCGCGACCGAGTTGGGTGATGGCGCGATCGCGATCGCGGCGGATGTGACGGACCGGGACGCGCTCGTCGCAGCGGCCGCGCGAATGCGAGCGGAGCTGGGACGGGTCGACATCCTCGTGAACAACGCGGGCGTCATGCTGCTGGGGCCATTCTCGCCTGAGCAGCGCGAGGACTACCGCCGGATGGTCGACGTCAACCTCCTCGGCGCGATCACCGCGACGGAGGTGTTCCTGGACCAGCTGGTCGACGGCGGCGGCGACATCGTCAACATCTCCTCCGTGGCGGGGCGCACCGCGCGTGCGGGTAACGGCGTCTATGCGGCGACCAAGTGGGCCGTCAACGGCTGGTCAGAGTCGCTGCGGCAGGAGCTGCTGCCCGACGTGCGGGTCACGCTCATCGAACCCGGCGTCGTGGCCACCGAGCTGCCGACGCACATCACACACCAGCAGACCAACGCCGCCGTCAACGCGATGTACGCGGAGGCGACAGTGACCGCCGAGGACGTGGCGGAGATCATCGCGTTCGTGGTGCAGCGCCCGAAGCACCTCGCGATCAACGAAGTCCTCCTGCGGCCAGCCACGCAGCTCTGA
- a CDS encoding DUF5677 domain-containing protein has translation MPNVPEAALGGWIRACVSSLRDVNGFIVDKAHADEFLLLYGLIARTFRYSNAYLILVDAEMEGEAVPLARAALEHAITLQWVFVIDGGVKKYRNSVAHDRVEHYGKLAQWLDNEGLREALTELGPVPEGSRLGKFMDMVRDLDEDAFLETSYHILSQHVHVTHSAVTSFLQPGEGETHILYDQEYAYRYQATYACAIACMLARWVLARLSDDDTSLEELDQLSDELQLPMHLADQIKPPRKRRTGI, from the coding sequence ATGCCCAACGTTCCTGAAGCGGCCCTGGGGGGCTGGATCCGCGCCTGCGTCTCCAGCCTGCGCGATGTCAACGGCTTTATTGTCGACAAGGCCCACGCCGACGAGTTTCTCCTGCTCTACGGCCTGATCGCGCGGACGTTCCGCTATAGCAATGCCTACCTGATACTCGTTGACGCCGAGATGGAAGGCGAGGCGGTCCCGCTGGCGCGCGCGGCACTGGAACACGCCATCACCCTGCAGTGGGTTTTCGTCATCGACGGCGGGGTCAAGAAGTACCGAAACTCGGTCGCGCACGATCGGGTCGAGCACTACGGCAAACTCGCCCAGTGGCTGGACAACGAAGGTCTGCGCGAGGCCTTGACCGAGCTCGGTCCGGTCCCCGAGGGGAGCCGACTCGGCAAGTTCATGGACATGGTCCGCGACCTTGACGAAGACGCCTTCCTCGAGACGAGCTACCACATACTCTCCCAGCACGTGCACGTCACCCATAGTGCCGTGACATCGTTCCTTCAACCTGGCGAGGGCGAAACGCACATCCTTTACGACCAGGAGTATGCCTACCGTTACCAGGCAACCTACGCGTGCGCCATTGCTTGCATGCTCGCACGATGGGTTCTCGCGCGGCTGAGCGACGACGACACGTCGCTGGAAGAGCTCGACCAACTCTCGGATGAGCTCCAGCTCCCCATGCACCTCGCTGACCAGATAAAACCGCCGCGCAAGCGACGCACCGGCATCTGA
- a CDS encoding P-loop NTPase fold protein, with product MTEPEQGIADSKRYPLLLDEPTEVDLLSFDAVASTVVDAVLDPRLDPIALGLSGSWGSGKTSVLRIIGRQLRPAGGAKPTRIVIETDPWRYDPQLGIKESLIGEILTAIEAALPADGLGEKSRSLLKRLVRRVDWTKAMKLAATSAITVTLPSVDKVLELVKPKGEVEGDAQPEPITDMVQFRAEFEKLLESEGLAEIENVVVLVDDLDRCLPETVVETLETIRLFLSVPKMSFVIAADEERVAEAIATRFSDSGEIGEESPARLYLHKIVQTSVPVPALSDFDTEAYLVLLQIRSLVPDDSDYDVIVAEVAEARRAAATLESVKSLQRAGFAEQRNNAARIRPIIHEKTRGNPRRIKRFLNDLSVRLSIAAKRGIALDEATIAKLMVLEQYFPEDFKTLTDWLRQRTLRTNLEALEALAGTPEPTESTEETPGSEVAEPAIEPKSDAKGNSDAGGSRKAVAKAAKPEQPEAKPQFSEGLVRWARLSPALAKKDITPYLVFAASFKSVFLESDALPESTRDMATQLLSRSVGEARRVTDDMLQRLEPTNATRLVSYIGGVIVDEPARQTQGVIAMLRIARLQTNSVESVVNALKRIRPSDLKVSSLTTLRATDSPEILAQFEAMTNASGKEALVGAFGAVKEGI from the coding sequence ATGACGGAACCGGAGCAAGGCATTGCCGATTCGAAGCGTTACCCGCTTCTGCTCGATGAGCCGACGGAAGTTGACCTGCTCTCCTTTGATGCTGTCGCGTCGACGGTGGTGGATGCAGTCCTCGATCCTCGCCTCGATCCCATCGCACTCGGCCTTTCTGGTAGCTGGGGCAGCGGTAAGACCTCAGTGCTTCGTATCATCGGACGCCAACTACGCCCGGCCGGGGGCGCGAAGCCGACCCGCATCGTGATCGAAACCGACCCTTGGCGATACGATCCACAGCTCGGCATCAAGGAATCGCTGATCGGCGAGATCCTCACTGCCATCGAGGCCGCACTCCCAGCCGATGGCTTGGGCGAGAAGTCGAGGTCGCTTCTCAAGCGTCTGGTAAGACGGGTCGACTGGACCAAGGCGATGAAGCTTGCGGCGACCTCTGCGATCACGGTCACCCTGCCGTCCGTCGACAAGGTGCTCGAACTTGTGAAGCCGAAGGGTGAAGTCGAGGGCGATGCACAGCCTGAACCGATCACTGACATGGTGCAGTTCCGAGCCGAGTTCGAGAAGCTCCTTGAGTCTGAGGGTTTGGCTGAGATCGAGAACGTCGTGGTGCTGGTCGATGACCTCGATCGCTGTCTTCCCGAGACCGTAGTTGAGACGCTCGAGACCATCCGACTCTTCCTGTCGGTGCCGAAGATGTCCTTCGTTATCGCGGCCGATGAGGAGCGCGTTGCGGAAGCGATCGCGACCCGCTTTTCGGATAGCGGCGAGATCGGCGAGGAGTCCCCAGCGCGACTGTATCTCCACAAGATCGTTCAGACGTCCGTCCCTGTTCCGGCGCTCAGCGATTTCGACACTGAGGCCTACCTCGTGCTGCTTCAGATTCGCTCGCTCGTGCCCGACGATTCTGACTACGACGTGATCGTCGCTGAGGTTGCCGAAGCGCGTCGCGCGGCCGCGACCCTCGAGTCCGTCAAGTCATTGCAGCGCGCGGGCTTCGCCGAACAGCGCAACAACGCGGCGCGCATTCGTCCGATCATCCATGAAAAGACCCGTGGCAACCCACGCCGCATCAAGCGGTTCCTGAATGACCTCTCCGTGAGGCTCTCGATCGCTGCCAAGCGAGGTATCGCTCTCGATGAGGCGACCATCGCCAAGCTGATGGTGCTTGAGCAGTATTTTCCCGAAGACTTCAAGACCCTGACGGATTGGCTCCGTCAGCGCACACTTCGCACCAACCTCGAAGCGCTCGAAGCCCTCGCGGGTACGCCAGAACCGACCGAATCGACTGAAGAGACGCCGGGTAGCGAGGTAGCCGAGCCTGCAATCGAGCCCAAGTCTGATGCGAAAGGCAACTCCGACGCAGGGGGCTCTAGGAAGGCGGTCGCGAAAGCTGCGAAGCCCGAGCAGCCGGAAGCCAAGCCTCAATTCAGCGAGGGTCTTGTTCGGTGGGCTCGGCTCTCGCCTGCTCTCGCGAAAAAGGACATCACGCCGTACCTCGTATTCGCGGCGAGCTTTAAGAGCGTCTTCCTCGAGTCTGACGCGCTTCCGGAGTCGACCCGTGACATGGCAACGCAGCTGCTTTCTCGTTCTGTGGGCGAGGCTCGTCGCGTCACTGACGACATGCTTCAGCGGCTCGAGCCAACCAATGCGACGCGCCTCGTCTCCTACATCGGCGGCGTCATTGTGGACGAGCCGGCTCGCCAGACCCAGGGCGTCATCGCTATGCTGCGCATCGCCCGGCTGCAAACGAACTCTGTCGAGTCGGTGGTGAATGCACTCAAGCGCATCAGGCCTTCCGATCTCAAGGTCTCTTCGCTTACGACCCTTCGTGCGACCGATTCTCCCGAGATCCTTGCGCAATTCGAGGCGATGACGAACGCCAGCGGCAAGGAAGCGCTCGTGGGCGCGTTCGGTGCCGTAAAGGAAGGCATCTAG
- a CDS encoding TatD family hydrolase: protein MKTPPPLDTHAHLAVDIDASAVRSLGAFVFAMTRSLDEFAAVSSRSDLRASWGVGVHPGLVRTIRAFDPTAFSRAVASAAVVGEVGLDGASRVPMAEQVRVFRAVLKELSRQPRVVSVHSSGAHFQLLRELHRTPVSGVILHWWTGSPELTEEAVRLGCYFSLPPAMMSSLDVIDLIPLERVLPETDHPYGDRRTSAAKQPGEVGEVEHRIAKLRGLEPRDVRIRFWRNLRMLVDDVDGRHRFGAAWQTTFEQLD from the coding sequence ATGAAGACTCCGCCCCCTCTTGATACTCATGCGCACCTCGCTGTGGATATCGATGCATCGGCCGTGCGTAGTCTTGGCGCGTTCGTCTTCGCAATGACCCGATCCCTTGACGAGTTCGCAGCGGTGTCGTCGCGAAGTGATCTTCGAGCCAGTTGGGGTGTCGGCGTGCATCCAGGGCTTGTCCGCACTATCAGGGCGTTTGACCCAACCGCCTTCAGCAGGGCCGTTGCATCTGCCGCCGTCGTCGGAGAAGTGGGGCTCGACGGAGCGAGCCGTGTGCCGATGGCCGAGCAGGTGCGGGTCTTTCGCGCTGTGCTCAAGGAGCTTTCGCGCCAGCCGCGGGTCGTCAGCGTCCATAGTTCCGGGGCGCATTTTCAGCTGCTTCGTGAGCTTCATAGGACGCCAGTCTCCGGCGTCATCCTTCACTGGTGGACCGGATCGCCCGAGCTCACCGAGGAGGCTGTGCGGCTCGGCTGCTACTTCTCGCTGCCTCCCGCCATGATGTCGTCGCTCGACGTGATCGATCTCATACCGCTCGAGCGGGTGTTGCCCGAGACGGATCATCCGTACGGCGACCGCCGGACGAGTGCTGCGAAGCAACCTGGGGAGGTGGGCGAGGTCGAACACCGGATCGCGAAGCTGCGCGGCCTCGAGCCACGTGACGTGCGCATTCGGTTCTGGAGGAACCTTCGCATGCTCGTCGATGACGTGGACGGTCGGCATCGGTTTGGCGCTGCGTGGCAGACGACCTTTGAGCAGCTCGACTAG
- a CDS encoding single-stranded DNA-binding protein, with translation MTIHTQQSLSGFLASEPQLAFNAKGEARFWARIGQEHFERNDDGTFTQTETTYHDLVMFRRNAERAYAMFNKGDAFIAEGYTHTSSRQCDGETVETEEFVAKRLGHDSARTNYTLQRRRTVPSLAPSTPAASKPAVRPVSL, from the coding sequence ATGACGATCCACACCCAACAGTCGCTCTCCGGCTTCCTCGCATCCGAACCCCAACTCGCGTTCAACGCGAAAGGTGAGGCCCGCTTCTGGGCACGCATCGGGCAGGAGCACTTCGAGCGCAACGACGACGGCACCTTCACCCAGACCGAGACGACGTACCACGACCTCGTGATGTTCCGACGCAACGCCGAACGCGCCTACGCGATGTTCAACAAGGGCGACGCCTTCATCGCCGAGGGGTACACTCACACGTCATCCCGACAGTGCGACGGCGAAACGGTCGAGACCGAAGAGTTCGTTGCGAAGCGCCTCGGCCACGACTCCGCTCGCACGAACTACACGCTGCAGCGCCGCCGCACCGTCCCGTCGCTGGCGCCCTCGACGCCGGCTGCGAGCAAGCCCGCCGTGCGTCCCGTCTCCCTCTGA
- a CDS encoding TraM recognition domain-containing protein has protein sequence MPGQRHRRSSPRGAHLRHLRHRRPHVNGAPDLDISGRDGLANLALLGLGVVIVIAAVLRVAGNVAAFLTGAAQPTGGLAAGLGVFGTPAEPGAALGSAGLNPIAYWVAVALLVALVAVAGWSVWRLLRNLTRYARSDPNRIAGIASPADVRRAASDRALLSRAAHLRASVTKPQPSDVGYLVGVARGSKVWTSVEDSILVIGPPRSGKGAHIVINAILDAPGAVVTTSTRPDNLTTTIRARMKRGPIAVFDPQQLAPGVPAGLRWSPVRGCEIPLTAMIRAAGLAAGTGLSSVGVENGGFWEGKTRTALQALLHAAALDGRSPAELYRWTLDPAAAQEAVAILTSNPAAAVGWAESLEAMIDADPRTRDSIWQGVSLALAALADPRVLDAVSPGEEEHFDPEAFLRHNGTLYLLATGAGAGASSSLVAALVEDLVETTRRIAARSPGARLDPPVLLALDEIGNLAPLPSLPVLMAEGGGTGITTMPVLQSLAQARQRWGDNAATAIWDASIAKIVLGGASGSRDLQDISTLIGDRDEVTHSITVGERGLRSNQRSTRRVPIMPPDVIRTLPYGTALLMLRAAPPIVTQLREWNSRPDGAALRDDRARIEERLRRG, from the coding sequence ATGCCAGGTCAGCGCCACAGGCGAAGTAGTCCTCGTGGGGCGCATCTCCGGCACCTGCGTCATCGGAGACCTCACGTGAACGGCGCCCCCGACCTGGATATCTCGGGTCGCGACGGCCTCGCCAACCTCGCCCTCCTCGGACTGGGTGTGGTCATCGTTATCGCCGCGGTCCTCCGTGTCGCCGGCAACGTCGCCGCGTTCCTCACCGGAGCGGCGCAACCGACCGGTGGTCTCGCCGCCGGACTTGGCGTGTTCGGTACCCCGGCAGAGCCCGGGGCGGCGCTGGGCTCCGCCGGGCTCAATCCGATCGCGTACTGGGTTGCTGTGGCTCTGCTTGTGGCGCTCGTCGCCGTTGCCGGGTGGTCGGTGTGGCGGCTTCTGCGCAACCTCACCCGCTACGCCCGGTCGGATCCCAACCGCATCGCAGGAATCGCCTCCCCCGCAGACGTGCGACGCGCCGCCTCCGACCGCGCGCTCCTCTCCCGAGCCGCCCACCTGCGGGCATCCGTCACCAAGCCCCAGCCCAGCGATGTCGGATATCTCGTCGGGGTAGCCCGGGGGTCGAAGGTCTGGACTTCGGTCGAAGACTCGATCCTCGTCATCGGCCCGCCACGATCCGGCAAGGGAGCCCACATCGTCATCAACGCCATCCTCGACGCACCGGGAGCGGTCGTGACGACCTCCACCAGGCCGGACAACTTGACGACGACGATTCGGGCGCGGATGAAGCGCGGGCCCATCGCTGTGTTCGATCCGCAACAGCTCGCCCCCGGAGTGCCGGCAGGGCTGCGGTGGTCACCCGTGCGCGGGTGCGAGATCCCGCTCACCGCGATGATCCGAGCCGCAGGACTCGCGGCGGGCACCGGTTTGTCGAGCGTCGGCGTCGAAAACGGCGGCTTCTGGGAGGGGAAGACCCGCACCGCATTGCAGGCGCTCCTGCACGCGGCGGCGCTCGACGGGCGCTCCCCCGCAGAGCTCTACCGTTGGACACTCGACCCGGCGGCCGCGCAGGAAGCGGTCGCGATTCTCACGAGCAACCCCGCGGCGGCGGTCGGCTGGGCGGAGTCGCTCGAGGCGATGATCGATGCGGACCCTCGAACGCGCGATTCGATCTGGCAGGGAGTCTCCCTCGCGCTCGCTGCCCTTGCTGACCCGCGCGTCCTCGATGCTGTCAGTCCAGGCGAGGAAGAGCACTTCGATCCTGAGGCGTTCCTCCGCCACAACGGCACGCTGTACCTCCTCGCGACGGGAGCCGGCGCCGGCGCCTCCTCCTCTCTGGTCGCCGCTCTCGTCGAGGACCTCGTCGAGACAACCCGACGGATCGCGGCGCGCTCGCCCGGGGCACGACTGGACCCGCCCGTGCTCCTCGCGCTTGACGAGATCGGAAACCTCGCACCGCTGCCATCGCTGCCCGTTCTGATGGCGGAAGGCGGCGGCACCGGGATCACAACGATGCCAGTTCTCCAGTCGCTCGCGCAGGCCCGACAGCGTTGGGGCGACAACGCGGCCACGGCGATCTGGGACGCGAGCATCGCGAAGATCGTGCTGGGTGGCGCATCCGGATCTCGGGATCTTCAGGACATCTCCACCCTGATCGGCGACCGCGACGAGGTCACCCACTCCATCACGGTCGGTGAGCGCGGACTTCGCTCCAACCAGCGTTCGACACGGCGGGTCCCCATCATGCCGCCCGATGTGATCCGGACTCTGCCATACGGAACCGCACTGCTGATGCTGCGCGCGGCGCCACCGATCGTCACGCAACTGCGGGAATGGAACTCGCGCCCTGACGGCGCCGCCCTCCGCGACGACCGCGCGCGCATCGAGGAGCGACTGCGCCGGGGATAG
- a CDS encoding ATP-binding protein: MNARDDQRVHSAVLVDPAGERRRDRRARKTASQRLAADSRATASAARRAQWEALRADQRATTYLPASGESRPASLRTPGRLRLPRHQDTSATLAGAYPFLAEGGLGSQGVFVGQDLYSGASFVYDPWVLYSRGMITAPNIVLAGIVGSGKSSLVKSLYTRSMPFGRRVYVPGDPKGEHTAVAEAVGGQAIVLGHGMSNRLNPLDEGHRPSGLSDESWAGQVVSRRRDLIGALTETVLDRPLSPLEHTAIDLALADAVRSCETPILPMVVERILSPDESHQADRRLVEDGRVVGHALRRLVAGDLAGLFDGPSTVTFDPSLPMISLDLSRVAENATLVSVLMTCSSAWMESALLDPHGGQRWVVYDEAWRLMSHPALLRRMDAQWRLARHYGIANLLVFHKLSDLDNVGDQGSAMRAIASSLLANAETRIIYRQEADQLGATASALGLTGTEQSLLPGLGTGQGLWRIKDRSFVVQHQLHPAELAAFDTTSRMTEVMK; the protein is encoded by the coding sequence GTGAACGCACGAGATGACCAAAGAGTCCACAGTGCGGTGCTCGTGGACCCCGCCGGGGAACGCAGAAGGGACCGCCGTGCAAGAAAGACAGCATCGCAACGACTCGCCGCCGACTCCCGAGCGACTGCTTCTGCGGCTCGGCGCGCCCAGTGGGAAGCGCTACGGGCTGATCAGCGGGCGACCACTTATCTCCCCGCATCCGGCGAGTCGCGGCCTGCCTCGCTGCGCACACCCGGTCGCCTCCGTCTTCCCCGCCACCAGGACACGAGCGCGACCCTCGCCGGCGCGTACCCGTTCCTCGCCGAGGGCGGGCTGGGTTCTCAAGGCGTCTTCGTCGGGCAGGACCTCTACTCGGGCGCCTCGTTCGTCTACGACCCGTGGGTGCTCTACTCCCGCGGGATGATCACCGCCCCGAACATCGTGCTCGCGGGGATCGTGGGCTCCGGCAAGTCCTCGCTCGTGAAGAGTCTCTACACGAGATCCATGCCCTTCGGGCGGCGGGTGTATGTGCCCGGCGACCCCAAAGGCGAGCACACCGCCGTCGCCGAAGCTGTCGGCGGGCAGGCGATCGTGCTCGGACACGGGATGTCGAACCGCCTCAATCCCCTCGACGAAGGCCACCGCCCGTCAGGTCTCTCCGATGAGAGCTGGGCCGGCCAGGTCGTGTCACGTCGCCGCGATCTGATCGGTGCGCTGACCGAGACGGTGCTCGATCGACCGCTGAGCCCGCTCGAACACACGGCGATCGACCTCGCGCTCGCCGACGCTGTGCGCTCCTGCGAGACACCGATCCTGCCGATGGTCGTCGAACGGATCCTCTCCCCCGACGAGTCTCATCAAGCCGATCGCCGGCTCGTGGAAGACGGCCGGGTGGTCGGTCACGCGCTCCGCCGACTGGTCGCCGGAGACCTCGCCGGGCTCTTCGACGGCCCCAGCACGGTGACGTTCGATCCGAGCCTGCCGATGATCTCGCTCGACCTCTCCCGCGTCGCCGAAAACGCGACACTCGTTTCCGTACTCATGACCTGCTCGTCCGCCTGGATGGAGTCCGCCCTCCTCGACCCACACGGCGGGCAGCGATGGGTCGTCTACGACGAAGCCTGGCGGCTGATGTCGCACCCCGCTCTGCTGCGGCGCATGGACGCCCAGTGGCGGCTCGCGCGCCACTACGGGATCGCAAACCTCCTCGTGTTCCACAAGCTCTCCGACCTGGACAACGTCGGCGACCAAGGGTCCGCAATGCGGGCGATTGCATCCTCCCTCCTCGCCAACGCCGAGACCCGAATCATCTACCGTCAGGAAGCCGACCAGCTCGGCGCCACCGCGAGCGCGCTCGGCCTCACGGGAACGGAGCAGAGCCTGCTGCCGGGGCTCGGGACCGGTCAAGGTCTGTGGCGAATCAAGGACCGCAGCTTCGTCGTGCAGCATCAGCTGCATCCCGCAGAGCTCGCAGCCTTCGATACGACCAGTCGGATGACGGAGGTCATGAAATGA
- a CDS encoding SCO6880 family protein: MITNSHRAHQLRPVQFSRLPKRGVLLGLSLAQVVTLAIGLIAFTTAVYVGGGILFGLTSPVWATSLILSFVPLGGRKVIEWVPIALRWVWRSIGGQLRFRADVVRPRPAGTLALPGDAAALREWVDPETGAAMIQDPHAQTLTAVVSISHPAFVLLDSGEQERRVAGWGRVLATVCRSGRIARVQICERTVPSSGSGLAEWWTRHGSDDGSWPAVTYKELIERAGPAGERHATTISLALDTRAAARQIRAAGGGVKGAASVLRQEMTTFAAALRAADLTPSEWLTPGEVAVALRSAYDPAAAPALERHGDIGRSLATAGPVAVTESWDHLRTDSAHHAVLWVSEWPRSQVFPGFLSPLLLTSGIQRTFTLICTPVRADVAARDIRRKKVGLLSDAAQRAKIGQIEDAARTAEYNDVVQQESDLTAGHGVLRYTGLVAVSAPSVEELDAAVAAIEQAAVQAACETRRLVGQQAQSFAAAALPLCRNI, translated from the coding sequence ATGATCACCAACTCTCATCGAGCACATCAGCTTCGGCCGGTGCAGTTCTCGCGATTGCCCAAGCGTGGCGTGCTGCTCGGCCTGTCGTTGGCCCAAGTCGTCACTCTCGCCATCGGGCTCATCGCGTTCACCACCGCGGTTTACGTGGGCGGCGGCATCCTCTTCGGCCTGACCTCGCCGGTCTGGGCGACCAGCCTGATTCTCTCGTTTGTCCCGCTCGGCGGCCGAAAGGTGATCGAGTGGGTTCCTATTGCCCTTCGCTGGGTGTGGCGAAGCATCGGCGGCCAGCTTCGGTTCCGGGCCGACGTCGTGCGCCCCCGCCCAGCCGGCACGCTCGCCCTCCCAGGAGACGCCGCGGCGCTGCGTGAGTGGGTGGACCCGGAGACGGGCGCGGCAATGATCCAAGACCCGCACGCCCAGACGCTGACCGCCGTGGTCAGCATCAGCCATCCCGCGTTCGTCCTGCTCGACAGCGGCGAGCAGGAACGACGTGTCGCGGGATGGGGCCGCGTGCTCGCAACCGTCTGCCGATCGGGCCGCATCGCCCGAGTGCAGATCTGCGAGCGCACGGTCCCCAGCTCAGGCAGCGGGCTCGCTGAATGGTGGACCCGGCACGGCAGTGACGATGGCAGCTGGCCCGCAGTGACATACAAGGAGCTCATCGAGCGCGCCGGACCCGCTGGCGAACGACATGCGACAACGATCTCTCTCGCACTCGACACGCGCGCCGCAGCTCGACAGATCCGCGCCGCGGGCGGCGGTGTGAAGGGAGCCGCCAGCGTCCTGCGCCAGGAGATGACGACCTTCGCCGCAGCGTTGCGCGCCGCGGACCTCACACCCTCAGAGTGGCTGACTCCGGGCGAGGTGGCCGTCGCCCTCCGCTCTGCCTATGACCCCGCCGCCGCGCCGGCCCTCGAGCGCCACGGCGACATCGGCCGGTCGCTCGCCACAGCGGGCCCCGTTGCCGTCACCGAGTCGTGGGATCATCTGCGAACTGACTCTGCACATCACGCCGTCCTCTGGGTCTCTGAGTGGCCGCGATCGCAGGTCTTTCCCGGATTCCTCTCTCCCCTGCTCCTGACCTCCGGCATCCAACGCACCTTCACCCTTATCTGCACTCCGGTCCGCGCGGATGTCGCAGCGCGGGACATCCGGAGAAAGAAGGTCGGACTCCTCTCCGACGCCGCACAGCGCGCGAAGATCGGTCAGATCGAGGATGCCGCGCGCACCGCCGAATACAACGACGTCGTCCAGCAGGAGTCAGACCTCACGGCGGGGCACGGCGTGCTGCGATACACCGGCCTCGTCGCCGTGTCTGCACCGTCGGTCGAGGAGCTCGACGCCGCTGTCGCCGCGATCGAGCAGGCCGCCGTGCAGGCAGCGTGCGAGACACGACGGCTCGTGGGGCAGCAAGCACAATCTTTTGCCGCGGCTGCCCTCCCACTCTGCCGAAACATCTGA
- a CDS encoding conjugal transfer protein TrbL yields MGGVCDIPAIADVCQNVGSGVVSLVAAPFDWLAHTLGAAARWFFEAVWAVFDTTTLVDVTGGQYVQVYNLLFGVALFVMLVFFCLQLITGLAHRDPTALSRAAVGLGKSVLGSFVAITLTATLLEITDRLAIGIVQATGNTVEGMGERIALMAAGLMAINITTPGVGAIMTIFLAGLAIAATAIVWFSLLIRKALLLVAIVFAPIALAGFSWDAARGWFGKWVAFVVALVFSKLVLVVLFLVAVNQTAAPIDMDLASISDPVAGVVLMLVAAFAPYMTYKFISFVGVDMYHAMSTEQEAKSAMNRPVPVPVNSATARSAKSVLDGAGASKGSGAPSTSAASGVASGAGGASAGAGLGAAGAGASGAGAAGAGGAGAAAAAGPAAAVVIGGRVVSKAAAAGPKLGSAAGAAASGHAEGAAPTELPPATATQSGAPAAPLPKPTATPQRPVPAPRERTPA; encoded by the coding sequence GTGGGTGGCGTATGCGACATCCCGGCCATCGCCGACGTGTGTCAGAACGTCGGCTCCGGTGTCGTGTCACTCGTCGCCGCGCCGTTCGATTGGCTCGCTCACACGCTCGGCGCCGCCGCGCGGTGGTTCTTCGAGGCCGTCTGGGCGGTCTTCGACACGACCACCCTCGTCGATGTGACCGGCGGGCAGTACGTCCAGGTCTACAACTTGCTGTTCGGCGTCGCTCTGTTCGTGATGCTCGTGTTCTTCTGTTTGCAGCTGATCACCGGGTTGGCGCATCGCGATCCGACCGCTCTTTCACGGGCTGCGGTCGGCCTCGGCAAGTCGGTCCTCGGATCCTTCGTCGCGATCACGCTCACCGCGACGCTGCTCGAGATCACCGACCGGTTGGCGATCGGTATCGTCCAGGCAACCGGAAACACGGTGGAGGGAATGGGTGAACGCATCGCCTTGATGGCGGCGGGGCTGATGGCGATCAACATCACAACGCCCGGCGTGGGCGCGATCATGACGATCTTCCTCGCCGGACTCGCGATTGCAGCAACCGCGATCGTGTGGTTCTCCCTCCTCATCCGAAAGGCGCTGCTGCTCGTCGCGATCGTGTTCGCGCCGATCGCACTCGCGGGGTTCTCGTGGGATGCCGCGCGCGGTTGGTTCGGAAAATGGGTGGCGTTCGTGGTCGCGCTCGTCTTCTCCAAGCTGGTGCTCGTCGTCCTCTTCCTCGTCGCTGTCAATCAGACCGCCGCCCCGATCGATATGGACCTTGCCTCCATCAGCGACCCCGTCGCCGGTGTCGTCCTCATGCTTGTGGCCGCCTTCGCGCCCTATATGACCTACAAGTTCATCTCGTTCGTCGGCGTCGACATGTACCACGCCATGTCGACCGAGCAGGAGGCCAAGAGCGCGATGAATCGTCCCGTGCCCGTGCCGGTGAACTCAGCTACGGCGAGGTCGGCGAAGTCGGTTCTGGACGGCGCCGGCGCATCAAAGGGCTCGGGAGCACCTTCGACGTCCGCCGCATCTGGAGTCGCGTCCGGCGCGGGCGGTGCGAGCGCAGGCGCGGGATTGGGGGCCGCCGGGGCAGGAGCTTCCGGAGCGGGAGCCGCGGGGGCAGGTGGCGCGGGCGCTGCGGCCGCCGCCGGCCCCGCCGCGGCGGTTGTCATCGGCGGCCGGGTGGTCAGCAAGGCAGCGGCTGCCGGTCCCAAGCTCGGCAGCGCAGCGGGCGCCGCCGCTTCAGGGCACGCCGAAGGCGCCGCACCGACCGAGCTGCCACCCGCGACGGCAACCCAATCTGGAGCTCCTGCCGCTCCCCTTCCGAAACCCACGGCCACTCCCCAGCGTCCGGTCCCGGCTCCGCGCGAAAGGACACCCGCATGA